Genomic segment of Thermogemmatispora onikobensis:
GACAGGCCAAAAATCGAGAATAAACCCATCCGCCTCGCGCTGACGGCACTGCCGCCGTCGCGCCGATGAGACAGAGGCAAAAGGAAGAGGAGCCGCGAAGTGTTGCATAGCAGGGGTCAGGAACTGCTCGGGAAGACCCTTGGAGGCTATGTGCTTGAAAAGCTGCTTGGCTACGGTGGTAGCAGCGCTGTGTATCTGGCCCGTAGCAGTGAACCAGCAGCCTCCTCCGCGCCCGTGGCCCTGAAGGTCTTTCTCCCTCGCGCCCATCTGACAAGAGCAGCCCGGGCCGAATTTCTGCGTCGTTTCCTGCAAGAAGCCCAGGCGGCCAGCCGCTTACAGCACCCGCACATCGTGCCCATCTACGCTTGGGGTGAGGAGGCTGGCCTGGCTTATCTGGTCATGCCCTACATGGCCGGCGGGACCCTGGCCCACTACGTACGCCGCCGCGGCCCCCTCTCCTTAGAGCAGGCCGCCAATTATCTGGAGCAGATCGCTTCCGCCCTGGACTACGCTCATCAGCGTGGCTACATCCATTGCGACGTCAAGCCCGCCAACATTCTGCTGAATGAGCAGGGGCAAGCCTTCCTCTCCGACTTCGGCCTCGCCCGCCTGCTGCGGGACGAACTGACGGACGAGGGCCAGCTTGAGCAGTCTCCAGCCAGTGAGCAGGCAGCCGCTGCTCCCACTCCGATCCCGATGGGCACGCCGGATTATCTGGCCCCAGAGCAAGCCCTCAATGGGCCGGTTGATCACCGCACTGACATCTATGCCCTGGGCGCCACCCTCTTCTATCTACTCGCCGGGCGTCCTCCGTTCCAGGCCGATTCGCCCATCGCCCTCGCTCTGCTCCACGTCCACGAGCCACCGCCGGCTCTCTGCGAACTTGACCCACGCATCCCGCCCCAGGTCGACTATGTGCTGCGCAAGGCCCTGGCCAAATTCCCGGAGGAGCGCTTCGCCACCGCCCGCCTCTTGTGCGAAGCCTTCCAGCAGGCCATTGCCGGCCCAGAGACGCCTGCCCGCCTTCGCCTGAGCGTCCACGGCCTGCTCCTACCGGCCTGGGTTCCCTTCCCACTGGTCCGGCGCCTGGAAGCGCTACCCATTCCCGCCAGCTTCAGCGGCAAAGGGAAAGCCCTCTTGCTGGCTTTGCTTCTGCTGCTCCTGCTTTGCTCCAGCTCGCTGGCCTACGCCCTGCATGCCACCCATACCAGACCGGGCAACAGCGCCAGTGCCAGCCTCTCAGCCCCCGATTTCGCTCAGCCCACTCTGACGCCCACTGTCCCCGTCGATCAACTGCTGACCGGCGCCAGCGATTGGCCGCATAGCTCTAGCGCCTTCTTTGCCGATGGCGAGTATCATCTCCTCAATACCACCTCGCGGGCCAGCGCTCTCGCCCTCTACGCCCACCATCGCTTCCTCGATTTTCACCTGACCGTCAACGTACGTCAAGTACGCGGCTCTCACGACGACTCCGACTACTATGGGGTAGTCTTCCGCGCCAGCAGCGAGCAGCAACGCTACTATGTTTTTGCCGTCGCCAGCTGGGGCGGTGGGTCATATGCCGTCTGGCGCTACAGCGGACGCTGGACGACCCTGGCCGAGGGGCCGGCGCCCAGCTTGCTGATCGGGCCAGGAGCCGTCAATACCCTGGAGGTCGATGCTCACGGCCCCCTCTTCCGCTTCTTCATCAATGGGCAGGGACTGTCAGCTACCCCACTGCGCGACTCTCTCCCGTCCGCCCCTGTCAACGGCGCTATCGGCCTCTACGTGGAAGAAGAGGGGAGCGAAATCGCCTGCTCACAACTCTATATTGAGCCAGCTCGTTTCTGAACTTAGGCCAGCTCCCTCCGACTCCGGCGGGTGAACCATCCAAAAAAAGCCTCCAGCTCTGCCCAGACACAGAGCGGATGATTGAGCGCTGGAGCCTCCTGTCTTGTCGCAAAGACAAGAGGCCGCGCATCGCATCCTGGGCGGAAAATAGAGTATAATTCAGAAGGATCGTCTTGAAGGCGTTGCGTGTCGATGGAGCCACCTCTGCCGGACCTGTCGCTTTGAAGAGCAAAGGATCATGTATGAAAGGTCGTTTAGCCCTGTACCATCCCACCCTTGGCGTAGAGGAAGAATTTCAGCTTGTTGAGCGTTGCAGTGGGCAACTGTGCAGTGCCATCGAGCGCGTCCTGGAGAAAGGTCAAACCCTCTTTGGCGAGCAGATCAAGCCTGAAATGCACGCCTCAACGGTCGAGATCATCAGCCCAGTCTGTGCCGATATCGCCGCTGTTCGACAAGAACTCTATGGGCTGCGCCGGCGCCTTATCGAAATGCTGGCCGCAGAAGACCTGGTCCCCGTGAGCGCCGGCACCCATCCCACGGCCCGCTGGCAGGATCAGCAGCGTACCGAACGCGAGCGCTACGCTGAACTGGAAGAGGAGGAGCAGGACGTAGGCCGCTCGCTCCTCATCTTTGGCCTGCACATCCATGTCGGCATTCCCGACCGCGAAGTGGCCATTGCCGTCATGAACCAGGCTCGCCTCTGGCTCCCTCATCTCCTAGCCCTCTCCGCCAACTCACCCTTCTGGGCTGGCAGGATGACTGGCATCAAGTCCTATCGCTCCGTCGTCTGGAAACGCTGCAACCGCAGCGGCCTGCCCGAGGTCCTGCCCAGTCTGACCCACTTTGAACGCTACGTCGACGACCTCATCGCAGTGGGAGCCATCGACAATGGCAAGCGCATCTGGTGGGATCTTCGCCTCCATCCCTTCTTCGACACCCTGGAATTCCGCATCTGCGACATGCCTGCCACCCTCGAAGATACCATTGCCCTGGCGGCCCTCTGCCAGGCCCTCATTGCCAAGCTCTGCCTGCTCCACCAGCAAGGGGTCACCACCCTTGTCCTGCCGCGCCTCTACATCGAAGAAAACAAATGGTTGGCCATGCGCGACGGCCTCGACGCCACCTATCTCGACTTCGTCAACCATCGTCGCCTGAGCATGCGCGAGGCCATTGGAGAGCTTCTTGATTTCGTCGCCGACGTAGCCGAAGAGCTAGGCAGTCAGCGAGAAATGGCCTACCTGCGCGCCCTGTTAGCCGATCCCCGCGGGACCGGCGCCGATCGCCAGATCGCCATCTATCGCCAGACTGGAGCCATCGACCAGGTCATTCGCCTCCTGGTCGAACAGACCACTCAGGGCGTGCTCGAAGTCGCTTAACCATCCAGGCAACCAGCCGGGGGGAACATGCGGCGGCCAGTCCCTCTACTGGCCCACACGCCGCTGCTTGCCCCCTGGCTGCCTTGCTAGCCGAGCGGAAGCGTCCACGAAGGCCGCTTAGGAAAAAGCGTCTGCAGCAGCAGCTCCGCTGTCGGTTGAACCTCGATATCCGGGAAGGCGTAGCTCAGCTCCTCCAGGCTCCGGTAGCCAAAGAGCAGCTGCAAAAAGACCAGCGGCGGAAAGGCTGCCTCGGCCTGCTCATGGTCGTAAGCCTGTTCCACCTGCTGCACCGTCTCCAGGCTGCCCCTTTGAAAATGCAGCAGCAGCTCACGGCCATAAAAATGCAGCCGCAGTCTGCCGCTGTAGCCGGCCAGCGGCGAACGGGCCAGCCGACGCTCCAGCACTGGGGCCACCCGACGCAGCAAAGCCGCCACATCGGGAACACGCACATACCAGGCATAAGGGCGGCTGCTCCTCACCGCCAGTGGCTCGCCATAGCGATTGGGCAGGCGCAGCAGTGCCGCACGGATCGGGTGCTCAGTGGACAGGTAGAGGCACAAGTGATCAATCTCAGCAGGCTCCCTGCGTACCGGCATCTGCCGGCCTCTGGCCAGAATGGCCCGCAGCACAGGGGGCAACAGCCAGAACAGATCGACCCCAGGCACCACCTCAAAGCAGTGCATCACCGGCACTGCCGAGCGCCAGCGCATGGTCGGCATCACCAGAAAGCCGAGAAAGTCCCCACGCTCACTGTCCATCACCTGAACATGCCAGTGCTCACCCGTGCGGCAGCTCTGCCAGTGCGTCAATTGGTAGCGCCACCACTCCTCACCGATCGGCGTCGACACCACCAGCTCACCCCGCTGCCGGTGAGCCTCGTAGAGCGCCATAATGGCCGGCAGATCTTCCAGAGTCGCATCGCGCAGTCGCACCGGCTCCCGACCATCCGCGGGCGCAGATGGAATCAGTGCCACTGGCAAGGTCAGATAACCATCCAGCTCCAGCGCATACTCATAGCCGAACTGACGATAAAAGTAGGGAATACCCGTAATTGCCTGTACTAGGGCACCCTCTGCCTCACAGCGTGCGTGGAGCAGCCCAAAAAGCGCGCGAATCAAGCCGCGGTGGCGATAGTCAGGATCAGATACCACCAGCTCAGGACGCCCCACCAGCAAGCGGACGTCCTCGTAATCCCAGAACTGGCGCCAAAGACAGGCGCAAGCCACCACGCGATGCCCACCGCCTCGCGTGTCCTCTACCAGCGCAAAATCGCCGCTGCCCATCAGTGGGTGACTGTCGCTAAGCAACTCACGCACATGCCAGGCCAGTGGCTGATGAAGAGGTTCTGTCGGCCTATTCAAAAAGACCTCGCACTCCAGACGCGCCAGTTCCTCAGCATCCTCGGCGCGCGACCAGCGCAGTCGCAGGCCATCGCCCAGGTCGCGCACATACTGCGGATCGGCGGGGGATAACCCGGTGAAAGGCATCGTGGAAGCTCCTTTCCCATTGAAAGGTAGTAGATGATCATGAAAGACAAAAAAAGCCCTGCTTCTCGACGCTGGCCTTGGGGGCCAGGCTGAGCCGGGACAAAGGCAAGCCTTGCATCTGCAGACCGCTAGCGAAAGCGTTGTTCTCCGAGAGTGGGAGAGAAAGAGAAGAGCAGACGCTGAACAGGTTCAACGATGAGGTGGGCAGCAGGCAGCAGAGAAAGCGAACGGCATTGGCCGTCTGAAGGGAGAGAGAGCCGGGCTGGCCACCGTGGGATGAAACGCCTGCGCCTGATCAGGCCAAAGAGCGTCTTGTCTCTTCATCACCAGGGGCCTCCTTTCAACCTCAAACAACGAGCGACCATACACCGGATCGGAAAAGCAACAAAAGTATAGTCTGTAGAAGGCTCGCTGTCAAGCGAGCGGAGAAGCCACGCCGGGGAGCAACTTCTCTGCCACCCAGGCAGAGCGTCACTTACGGTCGCTGTGGGTCGTAGCTCCAGCGAGCGAAGATGGCCGTTGACAACAAGCGTTGGGCACTCTCCTCCACCAGCACCATCTCGCCGGTCGTAATCGTGCCACCATAGCCACGCATCATCTCCTCCAGAGCGTAGTACAGGCTAAGGGCCGAGGCGCGGATCGCATACGTCGTCAGCACCACAAAGAGCGGCTCATCACTCAGCAGAGAGCGGCAGGTTGCCAGCAGCGTTGGAAGCGACTCCTGCAGTTTCCAGACCTCGCCGCGTGGGCCACGACCGAACTTCGGCGGATCGATAATCACCCCATCGTAGCGCGAGCCGCGGCGCACCTCGCGCTGAACGAACTTCAAAGCATCATCCACAATCCACCGAATCGGGCGAGAGCTCAAGCCAGAGAGGGCCTGATTGGCACGGGCCCATTCCAGAATCTTCTTCGACGCATCGACATGGGTCACGCTGGCTCCAACGCTGGCGGCGGCCAGAGAAGCCAGACCCGTATAGCCAAAAAGATTCAGCACCCGTACCGGGCGCCGAGGGGCCACAGCGCGCACCAGGTCTGCCAGCCAGTTCCAATGGCTGGCCTGCTCAGGAAAGACCCCCAGATGACGGAAGGGCGTCGGAGCGGCCCAGAAGCTCAGATCTTTAT
This window contains:
- a CDS encoding carboxylate-amine ligase, producing the protein MKGRLALYHPTLGVEEEFQLVERCSGQLCSAIERVLEKGQTLFGEQIKPEMHASTVEIISPVCADIAAVRQELYGLRRRLIEMLAAEDLVPVSAGTHPTARWQDQQRTERERYAELEEEEQDVGRSLLIFGLHIHVGIPDREVAIAVMNQARLWLPHLLALSANSPFWAGRMTGIKSYRSVVWKRCNRSGLPEVLPSLTHFERYVDDLIAVGAIDNGKRIWWDLRLHPFFDTLEFRICDMPATLEDTIALAALCQALIAKLCLLHQQGVTTLVLPRLYIEENKWLAMRDGLDATYLDFVNHRRLSMREAIGELLDFVADVAEELGSQREMAYLRALLADPRGTGADRQIAIYRQTGAIDQVIRLLVEQTTQGVLEVA
- a CDS encoding serine/threonine-protein kinase yields the protein MLHSRGQELLGKTLGGYVLEKLLGYGGSSAVYLARSSEPAASSAPVALKVFLPRAHLTRAARAEFLRRFLQEAQAASRLQHPHIVPIYAWGEEAGLAYLVMPYMAGGTLAHYVRRRGPLSLEQAANYLEQIASALDYAHQRGYIHCDVKPANILLNEQGQAFLSDFGLARLLRDELTDEGQLEQSPASEQAAAAPTPIPMGTPDYLAPEQALNGPVDHRTDIYALGATLFYLLAGRPPFQADSPIALALLHVHEPPPALCELDPRIPPQVDYVLRKALAKFPEERFATARLLCEAFQQAIAGPETPARLRLSVHGLLLPAWVPFPLVRRLEALPIPASFSGKGKALLLALLLLLLLCSSSLAYALHATHTRPGNSASASLSAPDFAQPTLTPTVPVDQLLTGASDWPHSSSAFFADGEYHLLNTTSRASALALYAHHRFLDFHLTVNVRQVRGSHDDSDYYGVVFRASSEQQRYYVFAVASWGGGSYAVWRYSGRWTTLAEGPAPSLLIGPGAVNTLEVDAHGPLFRFFINGQGLSATPLRDSLPSAPVNGAIGLYVEEEGSEIACSQLYIEPARF
- a CDS encoding GNAT family N-acetyltransferase, which gives rise to MPFTGLSPADPQYVRDLGDGLRLRWSRAEDAEELARLECEVFLNRPTEPLHQPLAWHVRELLSDSHPLMGSGDFALVEDTRGGGHRVVACACLWRQFWDYEDVRLLVGRPELVVSDPDYRHRGLIRALFGLLHARCEAEGALVQAITGIPYFYRQFGYEYALELDGYLTLPVALIPSAPADGREPVRLRDATLEDLPAIMALYEAHRQRGELVVSTPIGEEWWRYQLTHWQSCRTGEHWHVQVMDSERGDFLGFLVMPTMRWRSAVPVMHCFEVVPGVDLFWLLPPVLRAILARGRQMPVRREPAEIDHLCLYLSTEHPIRAALLRLPNRYGEPLAVRSSRPYAWYVRVPDVAALLRRVAPVLERRLARSPLAGYSGRLRLHFYGRELLLHFQRGSLETVQQVEQAYDHEQAEAAFPPLVFLQLLFGYRSLEELSYAFPDIEVQPTAELLLQTLFPKRPSWTLPLG
- a CDS encoding class I SAM-dependent methyltransferase — its product is MSQLKDQLEDSSAPRHAERPALLLLAPGDWQDYALLDSGTGARLERLGPYCFVRPEPQALWQPALPRALWEKADAIFVSGSSPSEDQEQRGRWQFRRPLEPRWMVRYKDLSFWAAPTPFRHLGVFPEQASHWNWLADLVRAVAPRRPVRVLNLFGYTGLASLAAASVGASVTHVDASKKILEWARANQALSGLSSRPIRWIVDDALKFVQREVRRGSRYDGVIIDPPKFGRGPRGEVWKLQESLPTLLATCRSLLSDEPLFVVLTTYAIRASALSLYYALEEMMRGYGGTITTGEMVLVEESAQRLLSTAIFARWSYDPQRP